GTGATGTGAACTGAACAAATCCTATTCTCTGCGTTATGTGCCTATATTGTTTGTGATGTTAACATGCTTTAAATAATTTGCATTTATTTATGTATGAATCTGAGAATAATCATTGCCTTTATGCGCTTAGATTCACATCCAATGCTGAGGAATGGGGAGACTGGAGACTGGATTGGTACATTCGAAGGTCATAAAGGTGCAGTGTGGAGTTCTTGCCTCGACAACAACGCTCTACGTGCTGCTTCTGCATCTGCTGATTTTTCAGCGTAcgtgttttgatttgttttgtcttcttatatatatatatatatatatagcttctCCTAGAACTTAATCATCTTACTGTGGTACTTTCTCGTTCAGGAAACTTTGGGATGCGTTAACGGGGGATGTGCTTCATTCTTTTGAGCACAAGCATATTGTTCGAGCCTGTGCCTTCTCAGAGGTGCGTTTCATGTTATCTACTCTCTATTTCTGTCATCTAGTGTATGCTGTTTCGAGTTTTCTCAATATACATAAGGTTTTATATCTCCGTAGTTTGGTTTGATCGGAACTATTGTGGCGGGTAGGTTTGTTATGAAACAGCTTCCATCTAGCAATTCGTTTACTTAACTTCAAGTTGAATGCTTCGACGATTTGGTTTCCTACTAGAATAGACTATGCTTAACCCTTAATGTTTGTGGATTGGTTCCTTATCGTTCATACTTATGCATTACTTTCTAATTGATTGCTAACCTTGTCTCTCTCACTACTAGGACACAAAATTGCTGATCACAGGAGGGTTTGAGAAGATACTCCGTGTTTTTGACTTGAACCGCTTGGATGCACCGCCTACAGAAGTCGACAAGTCTCCTGGATCTATCAGAACTCTCACATGGCTTCACAGTGACCAAACAATATTGACTTCTTGCACTGATATTGGTGGTGTCAGGTATGAactatatatgaaaataagaagCCACTGCTAAATACACAAGGCATGCTTTGATAAACTTTGATCTTATACAGGTTATGGGATGTTAGGAGTGGGAAGATTGTGCAGACATTGGAGACTAAGTCTCCTGTCACTAGTGCTGAAGTGAGCCAAGATGGACGATACATTACTACTGCTGATGGGTCAAGTGTTAAATTCTGGGACGCTAACCAGTAAGCTTCTCAttccatatatacatatatttttaaatcaccTTTTGAAACAATCCTCTCTATCTTTGTCTCTAGTTTTGGACTAGTGAAGAGCTATGACATGCCATGCAATATCGAGTCTGCATCTCTGGAGCCAAAGTCTGGTGAGAAGTTTGTAGCTGGTGGTGAGGATATGTGGGTCAGAATGTTTGATTTCTACACCGGCGAGGAGATTGGTAAGTGACTCTCAAAGTGGTATCTGCTTAGTCTTTAGTAAGACCATAACACCAAATCAGATTGTCTTAAAAGCATGGTTCTTTAAAGGATAAAGCAAAAGCTCGTATGAGGTTTTGGATTGTGCCATCTTTGTTAAGTGACACatagattgattgattgattaagCAAAGTAGCTTTGATAAGGAGGATTTGGTTTCTGATTGTTCCTTTCATCTTTGTCTGCCACTCAGGATGCAACAAGGGACATCATGGTCCGGTACACTGCGTGAGGTTTTCACCAACGGGTGAGTCATATGCATCGGGATCAGAAGACGGAACCATCAGGATCTGGCAAACGACACCAAATCATAGTGTGGATGAAGTTGCTAAGAAGATTGAAGGCTTTCACATCAACAAAGAAGGAAAGACCGCAGATAAACTTTCTGATGCTTAGCAGAACTGAAAGTCTTTGTCTTGGTTCTTCTTGATTTGCtatgttttgtgtgtttgtgtttcCTGACTGACTGAATATacacacaacaaaaaaaaaaaaaaaaaaaaaatacacaaggACCTTTCCTTAT
This Brassica napus cultivar Da-Ae chromosome C6, Da-Ae, whole genome shotgun sequence DNA region includes the following protein-coding sequences:
- the LOC106405853 gene encoding serine-threonine kinase receptor-associated protein, yielding MDKKKVAVPLVCHGHSRPVVDLFYSPITPDGFFLISASKDSHPMLRNGETGDWIGTFEGHKGAVWSSCLDNNALRAASASADFSAKLWDALTGDVLHSFEHKHIVRACAFSEDTKLLITGGFEKILRVFDLNRLDAPPTEVDKSPGSIRTLTWLHSDQTILTSCTDIGGVRLWDVRSGKIVQTLETKSPVTSAEVSQDGRYITTADGSSVKFWDANHFGLVKSYDMPCNIESASLEPKSGEKFVAGGEDMWVRMFDFYTGEEIGCNKGHHGPVHCVRFSPTGESYASGSEDGTIRIWQTTPNHSVDEVAKKIEGFHINKEGKTADKLSDA